In Cicer arietinum cultivar CDC Frontier isolate Library 1 chromosome 7, Cicar.CDCFrontier_v2.0, whole genome shotgun sequence, a single window of DNA contains:
- the LOC101510863 gene encoding aspartic proteinase CDR1, whose amino-acid sequence MNTNSFLILLLFSLCFIVFHSHAQNNGFSVDLIHRDSLKSPFYQPATKYQLVVNAVRQSISRINHFYKDSLTDTPKSSVIPDGGSYLMTYSVGTPPFKLFGIADTGSDIIWLQCKPCEECFNQTTPKFEPSKSSSYKNIPCNSNTCQSLRDTSCTEQDSCQYNIQYGDRSHSQGDLSLETLTLDSTTGQSVSFPKTVIGCGTQNTVSFDGRSSGIVGLGGGSVSLTTQLGSKIGGKFSYCLVPLLGDSSATSKLNFGDAAAVSGNGAVSTPLVSKDPKTFYYLTLEAFTVGNQRIEFTGDSNGGGEGNIIIDSGTTLTLMPSADYQNLESAVKELVNLDIYEDPNGQFSLCYNVPSDGYDFPIITANFKGADIKLHSISTFIPIANGVYCFAFMPSQIGSIFGNLAQQNLLVGYDVVKNVVSFKPTDCTKLG is encoded by the coding sequence ATGAACACAAATTCTTTTCTTATCCTTTTATTATTTTCCCTTTGTTTCATTGTTTTTCATTCCCATGCACAAAACAATGGTTTTAGTGTTGACCTTATCCACCGCGACTCTTTAAAATCACCCTTCTACCAACCTGCAACCAAATACCAACTTGTGGTCAATGCTGTACGTCAGTCCATTAGTCGTATTAATCATTTCTACAAAGATTCACTCACTGATACTCCTAAATCGTCTGTAATTCCTGACGGAGGTTCATATCTCATGACTTATTCAGTTGGTACCCCACCATTTAAGTTATTTGGTATTGCTGATACTGGTAGTGACATTATTTGGCTTCAATGTAAGCCTTGTGAAGAATGTTTCAACCAAACGACTCCTAAGTTTGAGCCTTCAAAATCATCAAGTTACAAAAACATTCCTTGCAATTCTAACACATGTCAATCTTTGAGAGACACTTCTTGTACTGAACAAGATTCTTGTCAATATAATATTCAGTATGGTGATCGATCACATTCACAAGGAGATCTTAGTCTCGAGACTCTTACATTGGATTCCACCACTGGTCAGTCTGTTTCATTTCCTAAAACTGTGATAGGATGTGGGACTCAAAATACAGTGTCATTTGATGGTAGAAGCTCTGGTATAGTTGGCCTTGGAGGTGGATCTGTGTCTCTTACAACACAATTGGGATCTAAAATTGGTGGAAAGTTCTCCTACTGTTTGGTACCATTATTGGGTGACTCAAGTGCGACAAGCAAACTCAATTTTGGAGATGCAGCCGCGGTTTCAGGTAATGGTGCTGTGTCAACTCCTTTAGTGAGTAAAGATCCAAAAACTTTCTACTATTTGACCTTGGAAGCGTTTACTGTTGGAAACCAAAGAATAGAATTTACAGGGGATTCAAATGGTGGTGGTGAGGGTAACATCATAATTGATTCGGGTACAACATTGACTCTTATGCCAAGTGCTGATTATCAAAATTTGGAATCAGCTGTAAAAGAATTGGTTAACCTAGATATTTATGAAGATCCAAACGGTCAATTTAGCCTTTGCTATAATGTCCCTTCAGATGGATATGATTTTCCTATAATCACGGCAAATTTTAAAGGTGCAGATATTAAATTGCATTCAATTAGTACATTTATTCCAATTGCTAATGGGGTATATTGCTTCGCTTTTATGCCATCTCAAATTGGTTCCATCTTTGGAAATTTGGCTCAACAGAACTTGTTGGTTGGTTATGACGTCGTTAAAAATGTTGTATCTTTTAAGCCTACCGATTGCACCAAGTTGGGTTGA